A region from the Plutella xylostella chromosome 8, ilPluXylo3.1, whole genome shotgun sequence genome encodes:
- the LOC105388803 gene encoding uncharacterized protein LOC105388803 isoform X1 — translation MTGRLVALLALLATTHAFIDDALDVIKLGKEIGEEVLMSWDVIGKPFNATGGVELPLVRRRERQVLARLAGVSRAIERLELALDKSDAVAMLMAQSGGRGARLELRLTDLADLLARVDGAEKQMRKYVQLQGQLERSTLEQFAAWCVSPDRGALPGLLERAHALLVPPHQHLLGRSLLQLVLDDLQEVHPDLCELQLSPHQLIHDMYNTVSLTEIKGYAMMQFSWMLLRIYGKGNFTQEASLTRQRYSERSTQTAAAARAALAMASRDLHRCDPPAHVEGQTYAEVTRLLQGYIENEVDMNPDGTCKENCAFYTLAENHGCFRDLYCQRQQKCEGRILECQYIDSDMWVCPAGRNSNRRYEWIEYENGRTLGHAGTCMRGSTKVDSWWRWLFWHCSYCMCLCEESGPQSHRYFSLREATSDSKNNKVVTGVRLVKLGRVFHLQVSQGSLGERGHVTPDGWVSVQAFDPEDMGVKDTVDYHTLTYEKRAIDLDQLDSPEGHILTGVRFRMHGPHLHFEIRSTPFNYTTGRLSADKSQWISNDNTDGAEIPRSKLHLYRPDIPTRTHTPLPVDSKHDQYIEFVNTDLEADAAQSTVPFIDIQPVQPLKGAAMLSGAGVIHRGARGSGGFIAVSLRTYDYTRHIKAEAPPKDFEDVETADFAPMVN, via the exons ATGACCGGGCGGCTAGTcgcgctgctggcgctgcTCGCGACCACGCACGCCTTCATCGACGACGCGCTCGACGTCATCAAGCTCGGCAAGGAGATCGGTGAAGAAGTGCTCATGTCCTGGGACGTGATTGGGAAGCCGTTCAACGCGACTGGAGGGGTTGAGCTGCCGTTAGTGCGGCGGAGAGAGAGGCAGGTGCTGGCGCGGCTGGCTGGCGTCTCGCGTGCTATAGAACGTCTGGAGCTGGCATTGGACAAGAGTGATGCAGTGGCTATGTTAATGGCTCAAAGCGGCGGCCGCGGGGCGCGTCTGGAGCTCCGATTGACGGATCTAGCGGACTTGTTAGCTAGAGTGGACGGCGCGGAGAAGCAGATGCGCAAGTACGTGCAGCTGCAGGGGCAGCTGGAGCGCAGCACGCTGGAGCAGTTCGCGGCGTGGTGCGTGTCGCCGGACCGAGGCGCGCTGCCCGGGCTGCTGGAGCGCGCGCACGCGCTGCTCGTGCCGCCGCACCAGCACCTGCTGGGCCGCTCGTTGTTGCAGCTCGTGCTCGACGACTTGCAG GAGGTGCATCCAGACCTGTGCGAACTGCAGCTGTCTCCGCACCAGCTCATCCACGACATGTACAACACGGTGTCGCTGACCGAGATCAAGGGGTACGCCATGATGCAGTTCAGCTGGATGCTGTTGAGGATCTATGGGAAAG GCAACTTCACCCAGGAGGCGAGCCTGACCCGGCAGCGCTACTCGGAGCGGAGCACgcagacggcggcggcggcgcgcgcggcgctcGCCATGGCCAGCCGcgacctgcatcgctgcgacCCGCCGGCGCATGTTGAGG GGCAAACCTACGCAGAAGTGACGCGCCTACTCCAGGGCTACATCGAGAACGAAGTGGACATGAACCCCGACGGGACGTGCAAAGAAAACTGCGCTTTTTACACGCTAGCCGAGAACCACGGCTGCTTCAGGGACCTGTACTGCCAGCGGCAACAGAAGTGCGAAGGAAGGATATTGGAGTGCCAGTACATCGATAGTGACATGTGGGTGTGCCCGGCT GGTCGCAACAGCAACCGTCGCTACGAGTGGATAGAGTACGAGAACGGACGCACTCTGGGCCATGCGGGCACCTGCATGAGGGGATCCACCAAG GTGGACTCGTGGTGGAGATGGCTATTCTGGCACTGCTCCTACTGCATGTGTCTGTGCGAAGAATCCGGACCGCAGTCCCACAGATACTTCAGTCTACGAGAAGCCACTTCAGACTCAAAGAACAACAA AGTCGTGACTGGAGTCAGATTAGTGAAGCTTGGACGAGTGTTCCACCTGCAAGTGTCGCAGGGGTCACTAGGGGAGCGGGGGCACGTGACCCCGGACGGCTGGGTCAGCGTGCAGGCCTTCGACCCCGAGGACATGGGGGTCAAGGACACTGTGGACTACCACACGCTCACGTATGAGAAGCGAGCCATCGACCTTGACCAGTTGGACTCACCCGAAGGACACATTCTTACTGGTGTTAG GTTCCGCATGCACGGTCCTCACCTACACTTCGAGATCCGCTCGACGCCGTTCAACTACACGACCGGGCGACTGTCGGCAGACAAGAGCCAGTGGATCAGCAACGACAATACAGACGGAGCTGAGATACCGAG ATCAAAGCTCCACCTCTACCGTCCAGACATCCCGACGCGCACGCACACACCCCTACCCGTCGACTCAAAACACGACCAGTACATCGAATTCGTCAACACAGACCTGGAAGCTGATGCGGCCCAGAGCACAGTTCCCTTCATAGACATACAGCCAGTTCAGCCGCTAAAAGGAGCGGCTATGTTGAGCGGGGCGGGGGTCATACACAGAGGGGCGCGGGGGTCGGGAGGCTTCATAGCCGTCAGTCTACGCACCTACGACTACACCAGACATATAAAAGCAGAAGCGCCCCCTAAAGACTTCGAAGACGTGGAGACGGCGGATTTCGCGCCGATGGTCAATTGA
- the LOC105388803 gene encoding uncharacterized protein LOC105388803 isoform X2: MTGRLVALLALLATTHAFIDDALDVIKLGKEIGEEVLMSWDVIGKPFNATGGVELPLVRRRERQVLARLAGVSRAIERLELALDKSDAVAMLMAQSGGRGARLELRLTDLADLLARVDGAEKQMRKYVQLQGQLERSTLEQFAAWCVSPDRGALPGLLERAHALLVPPHQHLLGRSLLQLVLDDLQEVHPDLCELQLSPHQLIHDMYNTVSLTEIKGYAMMQFSWMLLRIYGKGNFTQEASLTRQRYSERSTQTAAAARAALAMASRDLHRCDPPAHVEGQTYAEVTRLLQGYIENEVDMNPDGTCKENCAFYTLAENHGCFRDLYCQRQQKCEGRILECQYIDSDMWVCPAGRNSNRRYEWIEYENGRTLGHAGTCMRGSTKVDSWWRWLNHCSYCMCLCEDPAAVSERFFSMREALANVTANKVVTGVRLVKLGRVFHLQVSQGSLGERGHVTPDGWVSVQAFDPEDMGVKDTVDYHTLTYEKRAIDLDQLDSPEGHILTGVRFRMHGPHLHFEIRSTPFNYTTGRLSADKSQWISNDNTDGAEIPRSKLHLYRPDIPTRTHTPLPVDSKHDQYIEFVNTDLEADAAQSTVPFIDIQPVQPLKGAAMLSGAGVIHRGARGSGGFIAVSLRTYDYTRHIKAEAPPKDFEDVETADFAPMVN, encoded by the exons ATGACCGGGCGGCTAGTcgcgctgctggcgctgcTCGCGACCACGCACGCCTTCATCGACGACGCGCTCGACGTCATCAAGCTCGGCAAGGAGATCGGTGAAGAAGTGCTCATGTCCTGGGACGTGATTGGGAAGCCGTTCAACGCGACTGGAGGGGTTGAGCTGCCGTTAGTGCGGCGGAGAGAGAGGCAGGTGCTGGCGCGGCTGGCTGGCGTCTCGCGTGCTATAGAACGTCTGGAGCTGGCATTGGACAAGAGTGATGCAGTGGCTATGTTAATGGCTCAAAGCGGCGGCCGCGGGGCGCGTCTGGAGCTCCGATTGACGGATCTAGCGGACTTGTTAGCTAGAGTGGACGGCGCGGAGAAGCAGATGCGCAAGTACGTGCAGCTGCAGGGGCAGCTGGAGCGCAGCACGCTGGAGCAGTTCGCGGCGTGGTGCGTGTCGCCGGACCGAGGCGCGCTGCCCGGGCTGCTGGAGCGCGCGCACGCGCTGCTCGTGCCGCCGCACCAGCACCTGCTGGGCCGCTCGTTGTTGCAGCTCGTGCTCGACGACTTGCAG GAGGTGCATCCAGACCTGTGCGAACTGCAGCTGTCTCCGCACCAGCTCATCCACGACATGTACAACACGGTGTCGCTGACCGAGATCAAGGGGTACGCCATGATGCAGTTCAGCTGGATGCTGTTGAGGATCTATGGGAAAG GCAACTTCACCCAGGAGGCGAGCCTGACCCGGCAGCGCTACTCGGAGCGGAGCACgcagacggcggcggcggcgcgcgcggcgctcGCCATGGCCAGCCGcgacctgcatcgctgcgacCCGCCGGCGCATGTTGAGG GGCAAACCTACGCAGAAGTGACGCGCCTACTCCAGGGCTACATCGAGAACGAAGTGGACATGAACCCCGACGGGACGTGCAAAGAAAACTGCGCTTTTTACACGCTAGCCGAGAACCACGGCTGCTTCAGGGACCTGTACTGCCAGCGGCAACAGAAGTGCGAAGGAAGGATATTGGAGTGCCAGTACATCGATAGTGACATGTGGGTGTGCCCGGCT GGTCGCAACAGCAACCGTCGCTACGAGTGGATAGAGTACGAGAACGGACGCACTCTGGGCCATGCGGGCACCTGCATGAGGGGATCCACCAAG GTGGACTCCTGGTGGCGTTGGCTGAACCACTGTTCGTACTGCATGTGCCTGTGCGAGGACCCGGCGGCCGTCAGCGAACGCTTCTTCAGCATGAGAGAGGCGCTGGCCAATGTTACCGCCAACAA AGTCGTGACTGGAGTCAGATTAGTGAAGCTTGGACGAGTGTTCCACCTGCAAGTGTCGCAGGGGTCACTAGGGGAGCGGGGGCACGTGACCCCGGACGGCTGGGTCAGCGTGCAGGCCTTCGACCCCGAGGACATGGGGGTCAAGGACACTGTGGACTACCACACGCTCACGTATGAGAAGCGAGCCATCGACCTTGACCAGTTGGACTCACCCGAAGGACACATTCTTACTGGTGTTAG GTTCCGCATGCACGGTCCTCACCTACACTTCGAGATCCGCTCGACGCCGTTCAACTACACGACCGGGCGACTGTCGGCAGACAAGAGCCAGTGGATCAGCAACGACAATACAGACGGAGCTGAGATACCGAG ATCAAAGCTCCACCTCTACCGTCCAGACATCCCGACGCGCACGCACACACCCCTACCCGTCGACTCAAAACACGACCAGTACATCGAATTCGTCAACACAGACCTGGAAGCTGATGCGGCCCAGAGCACAGTTCCCTTCATAGACATACAGCCAGTTCAGCCGCTAAAAGGAGCGGCTATGTTGAGCGGGGCGGGGGTCATACACAGAGGGGCGCGGGGGTCGGGAGGCTTCATAGCCGTCAGTCTACGCACCTACGACTACACCAGACATATAAAAGCAGAAGCGCCCCCTAAAGACTTCGAAGACGTGGAGACGGCGGATTTCGCGCCGATGGTCAATTGA
- the LOC105388803 gene encoding uncharacterized protein LOC105388803 isoform X3 produces MRAAALLALCALALADDITPVDEARHSFYRIEDQLWVNVTDANWINAGLGGDVELTKTFSAFAGVLEAIPRAPRPPVDSWLWRKATEKMQVVDTLYKNFVEFVRRQAVPGAVPAPVREWLDLAEGVLLDEKASVKQAVGKLDDLLKHGDLFRTPLQEVHPDLCELQLSPHQLIHDMYNTVSLTEIKGYAMMQFSWMLLRIYGKGNFTQEASLTRQRYSERSTQTAAAARAALAMASRDLHRCDPPAHVEGQTYAEVTRLLQGYIENEVDMNPDGTCKENCAFYTLAENHGCFRDLYCQRQQKCEGRILECQYIDSDMWVCPAGRNSNRRYEWIEYENGRTLGHAGTCMRGSTKVDSWWRWLFWHCSYCMCLCEESGPQSHRYFSLREATSDSKNNKVVTGVRLVKLGRVFHLQVSQGSLGERGHVTPDGWVSVQAFDPEDMGVKDTVDYHTLTYEKRAIDLDQLDSPEGHILTGVRFRMHGPHLHFEIRSTPFNYTTGRLSADKSQWISNDNTDGAEIPRSKLHLYRPDIPTRTHTPLPVDSKHDQYIEFVNTDLEADAAQSTVPFIDIQPVQPLKGAAMLSGAGVIHRGARGSGGFIAVSLRTYDYTRHIKAEAPPKDFEDVETADFAPMVN; encoded by the exons ATGAGAGCAGCGGCGCTCCTGGCGCTGTGCGCGCTCGCGCTGGCCGACGACATCACGCCGGTGGACGAGGCGAGACACAGCTTCTACCGCATCGAGGACCAGCTGTGGGTCAATGTGACCGACGCCAACTGGATCAACGCGGGGCTCGGCGGCGACGTCGAGCTAACAAAGACGTTCTCGGCGTTCGCGGGCGTGCTCGAGGCGatcccgcgcgcgccgcgcccgcccgtcGACTCCTGGCTGTGGAGGAAGGCCACGGAGAAGATGCAGGTGGTGGACACCCTGTACAAGAACTTCGTGGAGTTTGTCAGGCGGCAGGCGGTGCCGGGGGCCGTGCCCGCGCCCGTGCGCGAGTGGCTGGACCTGGCCGAGGGCGTGCTGCTCGACGAGAAGGCCTCCGTCAAGCAGGCCGTCGGGAAGCTCGACGACCTTCTCAAGCACGGCGACCTGTTTAGGACGCCCTTGCAG GAGGTGCATCCAGACCTGTGCGAACTGCAGCTGTCTCCGCACCAGCTCATCCACGACATGTACAACACGGTGTCGCTGACCGAGATCAAGGGGTACGCCATGATGCAGTTCAGCTGGATGCTGTTGAGGATCTATGGGAAAG GCAACTTCACCCAGGAGGCGAGCCTGACCCGGCAGCGCTACTCGGAGCGGAGCACgcagacggcggcggcggcgcgcgcggcgctcGCCATGGCCAGCCGcgacctgcatcgctgcgacCCGCCGGCGCATGTTGAGG GGCAAACCTACGCAGAAGTGACGCGCCTACTCCAGGGCTACATCGAGAACGAAGTGGACATGAACCCCGACGGGACGTGCAAAGAAAACTGCGCTTTTTACACGCTAGCCGAGAACCACGGCTGCTTCAGGGACCTGTACTGCCAGCGGCAACAGAAGTGCGAAGGAAGGATATTGGAGTGCCAGTACATCGATAGTGACATGTGGGTGTGCCCGGCT GGTCGCAACAGCAACCGTCGCTACGAGTGGATAGAGTACGAGAACGGACGCACTCTGGGCCATGCGGGCACCTGCATGAGGGGATCCACCAAG GTGGACTCGTGGTGGAGATGGCTATTCTGGCACTGCTCCTACTGCATGTGTCTGTGCGAAGAATCCGGACCGCAGTCCCACAGATACTTCAGTCTACGAGAAGCCACTTCAGACTCAAAGAACAACAA AGTCGTGACTGGAGTCAGATTAGTGAAGCTTGGACGAGTGTTCCACCTGCAAGTGTCGCAGGGGTCACTAGGGGAGCGGGGGCACGTGACCCCGGACGGCTGGGTCAGCGTGCAGGCCTTCGACCCCGAGGACATGGGGGTCAAGGACACTGTGGACTACCACACGCTCACGTATGAGAAGCGAGCCATCGACCTTGACCAGTTGGACTCACCCGAAGGACACATTCTTACTGGTGTTAG GTTCCGCATGCACGGTCCTCACCTACACTTCGAGATCCGCTCGACGCCGTTCAACTACACGACCGGGCGACTGTCGGCAGACAAGAGCCAGTGGATCAGCAACGACAATACAGACGGAGCTGAGATACCGAG ATCAAAGCTCCACCTCTACCGTCCAGACATCCCGACGCGCACGCACACACCCCTACCCGTCGACTCAAAACACGACCAGTACATCGAATTCGTCAACACAGACCTGGAAGCTGATGCGGCCCAGAGCACAGTTCCCTTCATAGACATACAGCCAGTTCAGCCGCTAAAAGGAGCGGCTATGTTGAGCGGGGCGGGGGTCATACACAGAGGGGCGCGGGGGTCGGGAGGCTTCATAGCCGTCAGTCTACGCACCTACGACTACACCAGACATATAAAAGCAGAAGCGCCCCCTAAAGACTTCGAAGACGTGGAGACGGCGGATTTCGCGCCGATGGTCAATTGA